One Flavobacterium sp. 90 DNA segment encodes these proteins:
- a CDS encoding nucleotide sugar dehydrogenase → MDKNIKIAVIGLGYVGLPLARLFATKYSVVGFDINQSRVASLKSGTDTTLEVDDETLQKVLVDLPNAESGLYCTTSLNDIANCNYFVITVPTPVDRNNRPDLTPLYKSSEAVGKVLKKGDIVIYESTVYPGVTEEQCVPVLEKISGLKFNEDFFAGYSPERINPGDKEHTVEKILKVTSGSTPEIGLKVDALYKSVITAGTHLAPTIKVAEAAKVIENSQRDINIAFVNELAKIFNLMNIDTQEVLTAAATKWNFLPFKPGLVGGHCIGVDPYYLAQRAQEFGYHPEIILAGRRLNDSMGEYVASQVVKLMIKKGISVNGANLLMLGITFKENCPDVRNTKIVDVVRSLKEYGITVTLYDPLANIDEVKREYSLETVNSVPKEKFDAIVLGVAHSEFLSLNFSELQKENSLLYDVKGVLGTIADNRL, encoded by the coding sequence ATGGATAAAAATATTAAAATAGCGGTTATTGGTTTAGGTTACGTTGGTTTACCTTTAGCGAGATTGTTTGCTACGAAATATTCCGTTGTTGGATTTGATATAAATCAGTCACGAGTGGCATCTTTAAAATCAGGTACAGATACAACATTGGAAGTCGATGATGAAACTTTGCAAAAAGTTTTGGTCGATCTGCCTAATGCTGAAAGTGGTTTGTATTGTACAACTTCGCTAAATGATATCGCAAATTGTAATTATTTTGTGATTACTGTACCAACCCCCGTAGATCGAAATAATCGCCCAGATTTAACACCTTTATATAAGTCGAGTGAGGCAGTAGGTAAAGTTTTAAAAAAGGGAGATATTGTAATATACGAATCAACTGTTTATCCAGGAGTTACAGAAGAACAATGTGTTCCGGTTTTGGAAAAAATTTCAGGGTTAAAATTTAATGAAGACTTTTTTGCGGGTTACTCGCCAGAGCGAATAAATCCAGGTGATAAAGAACATACTGTTGAAAAAATTCTGAAAGTAACTTCAGGATCGACACCAGAAATAGGATTAAAAGTAGATGCTTTATATAAATCTGTAATAACCGCAGGAACACATTTGGCACCCACAATAAAAGTTGCTGAAGCGGCTAAAGTTATTGAAAATTCACAACGCGATATTAATATTGCTTTCGTTAATGAATTGGCTAAAATATTCAACTTAATGAATATTGACACGCAGGAAGTGCTAACTGCAGCTGCAACAAAATGGAATTTTTTGCCTTTTAAACCTGGTTTAGTTGGCGGACATTGTATTGGAGTAGATCCTTATTATTTAGCGCAACGTGCTCAGGAATTTGGATATCATCCTGAAATAATTTTGGCAGGCCGACGTCTAAATGATAGCATGGGCGAATATGTAGCTTCGCAAGTAGTTAAGTTGATGATTAAAAAAGGGATTTCAGTTAATGGTGCTAATCTTTTGATGCTAGGAATTACCTTCAAAGAAAATTGCCCTGACGTAAGAAATACAAAAATTGTTGATGTTGTAAGGTCATTAAAAGAATATGGGATAACCGTTACTTTATACGACCCGCTCGCTAATATTGATGAAGTTAAAAGAGAATATAGTTTAGAAACTGTAAATTCTGTGCCAAAAGAAAAATTTGATGCTATTGTGCTGGGAGTTGCTCACAGTGAATTTTTAAGCTTGAATTTTTCAGAATTACAAAAAGAGAACAGTTTATTATATGATGTAAAAGGAGTTTTAGGTACTATAGCTGATAATAGGTTGTAG
- a CDS encoding mannose-1-phosphate guanylyltransferase — protein sequence METNNSIIHVILTGGVGSRLWPLSRKSRPKQYLEIFEGKSLFEMTVDRNSHLADKVMVVGNVDNHSLSGKVMDKSKTTYTNIVEATPRNTAAAIAFAAFASNPEDILIVTPSDHIIEKMEDYNKAIDEAILKAKDGFIVTFGIIPTKPETGYGYIESKGDKVLSFREKPNETTAKEFIARGNFLWNSGMFCFKAGVLLDELKQFQPDIYEKSKLVWEASKEGFLDLDLSLEIPSISIDYAVMERSKKIKVVPAAFSWSDLGSFESVYDYLVSKGHYIDNNGNMVIGTEKYTAFLGLKNTIFVYTDSANLILQRENSQDVKDLYGELERQNSELLN from the coding sequence ATGGAAACAAACAATTCAATCATACATGTTATTTTGACCGGTGGGGTTGGCAGTAGATTATGGCCGCTTTCTCGTAAAAGTAGACCTAAACAATATTTAGAGATTTTTGAAGGAAAATCTTTATTCGAAATGACAGTTGATCGTAATAGCCATTTGGCGGATAAAGTCATGGTTGTTGGAAATGTTGATAATCATAGTCTTAGTGGGAAAGTGATGGATAAGTCTAAAACGACTTATACTAATATTGTTGAAGCTACTCCACGAAATACTGCTGCTGCTATTGCTTTTGCTGCATTTGCTTCTAATCCTGAAGATATTTTAATTGTAACTCCTTCGGATCATATTATCGAAAAAATGGAGGATTATAATAAAGCGATAGATGAAGCTATTTTAAAGGCGAAAGATGGTTTTATTGTGACTTTTGGAATTATTCCAACTAAGCCTGAAACAGGTTATGGATATATTGAATCGAAAGGAGATAAAGTTTTGTCATTTCGCGAAAAACCAAATGAAACAACAGCCAAAGAGTTTATAGCGAGAGGTAATTTTTTATGGAATAGTGGAATGTTTTGCTTTAAAGCTGGAGTTCTTCTTGATGAATTAAAACAATTTCAACCAGATATATATGAGAAATCAAAATTGGTTTGGGAAGCAAGTAAAGAAGGTTTTCTAGATTTAGATTTGTCTTTAGAAATTCCATCAATTAGTATTGATTATGCTGTTATGGAGCGTAGTAAAAAAATCAAGGTAGTACCTGCTGCATTTTCCTGGTCCGATTTAGGATCTTTCGAATCAGTTTATGATTATTTGGTTTCAAAAGGGCATTATATTGATAATAACGGAAATATGGTTATCGGTACCGAAAAGTACACTGCATTTTTAGGATTGAAAAACACTATTTTTGTTTATACAGATAGCGCAAATTTAATCTTACAAAGAGAGAACTCACAAGATGTGAAAGACTTGTATGGTGAATTAGAAAGACAAAATTCAGAATTATTAAATTAA
- the rfbB gene encoding dTDP-glucose 4,6-dehydratase, whose amino-acid sequence MKKILITGGAGFIGSHVVRRFVNKYPEYQIYNLDALTYAGNLENIKDIENNANYTFIKGDIVDEIFINDLFSIHNFDGVLHLAAESHVDRSIEDPLSFVKTNVIGTMNLLNAAKNQWKDNFEGKRFYHISTDEVYGSLGAEGLFTETTSYDPNSPYSASKASSDHFVRAYGETYGLPYVLTNCSNNYGSYHFPEKLIPLFINNIINNKPLPVYGDGNYTRDWLFVEDHAIAIDLVFHEGKNHETYNIGGFNEWKNIDLVKLLCNIMDQKLGRTEGKSQELITYVKDRPGHDLRYAIDASKINKELGWKPSVTFEEGLEKTINWYLNNEEWLRNVTSGTYKDYYQKQYS is encoded by the coding sequence ATGAAAAAAATTCTTATAACGGGAGGCGCAGGTTTTATTGGTTCACATGTCGTAAGACGTTTTGTAAATAAATATCCTGAATATCAAATATATAATTTAGATGCATTAACATATGCAGGGAATCTTGAAAACATTAAAGATATTGAGAATAATGCTAACTATACATTTATAAAAGGTGATATCGTAGATGAAATTTTTATAAATGATCTTTTTTCTATTCATAATTTTGATGGGGTTTTACATCTGGCTGCAGAATCGCATGTTGATCGCTCAATTGAAGATCCATTATCTTTTGTTAAAACAAATGTTATCGGAACAATGAATTTATTAAATGCAGCTAAAAATCAATGGAAAGATAATTTTGAAGGCAAGCGTTTTTATCATATAAGTACGGATGAAGTTTATGGTTCGTTAGGTGCTGAAGGACTTTTTACAGAAACGACATCTTATGATCCTAATTCTCCATATTCGGCTTCAAAAGCAAGTTCGGATCATTTTGTAAGAGCTTATGGCGAAACTTATGGTTTACCTTATGTTTTGACAAATTGTTCTAATAATTATGGATCTTATCATTTTCCTGAAAAGTTAATTCCACTTTTTATCAATAATATCATCAATAATAAACCATTGCCTGTTTATGGAGATGGTAATTATACTCGTGACTGGTTATTTGTAGAAGACCACGCAATTGCAATTGATTTAGTTTTTCATGAGGGAAAAAATCATGAAACTTATAATATAGGAGGTTTCAATGAATGGAAAAACATTGATTTAGTAAAATTGCTATGTAATATTATGGATCAAAAATTGGGTAGAACAGAGGGTAAATCCCAAGAGTTAATTACTTATGTAAAGGATCGACCGGGGCATGATTTAAGATACGCAATTGATGCTTCAAAAATTAATAAAGAATTAGGTTGGAAACCGTCAGTAACTTTTGAAGAGGGTTTGGAAAAAACCATTAATTGGTATCTTAATAATGAAGAATGGTTGCGAAATGTAACCTCTGGTACATATAAAGACTATTATCAAAAACAATATTCATAA
- a CDS encoding SLBB domain-containing protein, whose amino-acid sequence MKKIIYVLTLIFILLISFSVNAQDMLKSRDLSAVKVDYLSQEDLMKIADQLKSNNMTLDEAEPLALSKGMSQEEFDKLKIKLQDLSNTSGKIANTNQAKNSKSEFGRDQEKIVNNKVKDSANALIFGSELFDNPSLNFEPDLKLATPMNYILGPGDELQISVYGVQEFNASIPVSVEGKVIIQYVGQIAVSGITVEAATQKIKASIAKVYSSVRSGQSQVSVSLSRIRTIKITVVGGKQPGNYSISSLATVYNALHLAGGPGKNGSYRNIELIRNNKVYKNIDIYRFLVKGDQSDNVNLKDNDVIRIPSYSQRVTVQGEVKRPGIFEIKKGESFTDLLNFASGFNEFAYTASVGVMQKTGKEFKVHDINESEYNSYLPQSGDVFRVTKILNRFENRIKIDGAVFRPDYYSYNEGMRISDLITRAEGLKEDAYTKRARVIRLKSDLTTEIVNVDLSAALSGDLGADIELKREDTVTIYSILDFREEYKVTIDGEVKKPGIYDYFENLTLNDLIVQVGGLTGSASKRVEIARMVKSDVINDNDPKRVELVEFEITTENNEQIKNFILKPFDVINIRRIAVYEKPEMVSISGAVVYPGKYVLANKKEKVYDIVMRAGGLTSISNIEGMKIKRPIKQEEIDKLESIDLNLSKNDSLKEKLADIKFSTIPINWEKIEKDKNHYSNVTLFPGDEIEVAVYNEGVKVTGNVLLTSEIPYRNGKGFKYYINAVGGVNNKGWKKKAYIIYPNGKADVTKSFLFFRSYPNVAPDSQIVVPEKPETKKMSTGEWVSIGSVITSLALLIVTAFK is encoded by the coding sequence ATGAAAAAAATAATATATGTTCTTACTCTGATTTTTATTTTATTAATTTCTTTTAGCGTCAATGCACAGGATATGCTTAAATCTAGAGATTTAAGTGCGGTAAAAGTTGATTATTTATCGCAGGAGGACCTTATGAAAATTGCAGATCAACTAAAAAGTAATAATATGACTCTTGATGAGGCTGAACCACTAGCCCTTTCAAAAGGAATGAGTCAGGAAGAGTTTGATAAGCTTAAAATTAAGTTGCAAGATCTCTCTAATACATCTGGAAAGATTGCTAATACAAATCAGGCTAAGAATAGTAAATCAGAATTTGGAAGGGATCAGGAAAAAATTGTCAATAACAAAGTTAAAGATTCTGCCAATGCTTTAATTTTTGGATCTGAACTTTTTGATAATCCTAGTTTAAATTTTGAGCCAGATCTAAAATTGGCAACACCAATGAATTATATCTTAGGACCAGGTGATGAGTTACAAATAAGTGTTTACGGAGTTCAAGAATTTAACGCTAGTATTCCAGTAAGTGTTGAAGGTAAAGTTATTATTCAATATGTGGGACAGATTGCCGTTTCAGGAATCACAGTTGAAGCAGCAACACAAAAAATAAAAGCGTCAATTGCAAAAGTTTACAGTTCTGTTCGATCTGGACAATCACAAGTAAGCGTTAGTTTGAGTAGAATACGTACAATAAAAATTACTGTTGTCGGTGGAAAACAGCCAGGAAATTATTCAATTTCATCTTTAGCGACGGTTTATAATGCATTACACTTAGCAGGGGGGCCAGGTAAGAACGGTAGCTATAGAAATATTGAATTAATCAGAAATAATAAAGTTTACAAAAATATTGATATTTATAGATTTTTGGTAAAAGGAGATCAATCAGACAATGTAAATTTAAAAGATAATGATGTTATTAGAATTCCTTCCTATAGCCAGAGAGTGACTGTTCAAGGTGAAGTAAAGCGCCCGGGGATTTTTGAAATAAAAAAAGGAGAAAGTTTTACCGATTTACTAAATTTCGCATCAGGATTTAATGAATTTGCTTATACTGCTTCTGTAGGTGTGATGCAAAAAACAGGAAAAGAATTTAAAGTTCATGATATAAACGAAAGCGAATACAATTCTTATTTGCCTCAATCTGGGGATGTTTTTAGAGTGACTAAAATTTTAAATAGATTTGAAAACCGTATTAAAATCGATGGTGCAGTTTTTAGACCAGATTATTATTCTTATAATGAAGGGATGAGAATTTCAGATCTTATTACAAGAGCAGAGGGGCTCAAAGAAGATGCTTATACAAAAAGAGCAAGAGTAATTCGTTTAAAATCTGATTTGACAACAGAAATTGTAAATGTAGATTTAAGTGCAGCATTGTCAGGAGATTTAGGAGCAGATATTGAGTTAAAAAGAGAAGATACTGTTACCATTTATTCTATTTTAGATTTTAGAGAAGAATACAAGGTAACTATTGATGGTGAAGTCAAAAAACCTGGAATTTATGACTATTTTGAAAATCTTACATTAAATGATTTAATTGTTCAGGTTGGAGGTTTAACCGGTTCAGCATCTAAAAGAGTTGAAATTGCAAGAATGGTTAAATCTGATGTAATAAATGATAATGATCCCAAACGTGTAGAATTGGTTGAATTTGAAATTACAACTGAAAATAATGAACAAATTAAAAATTTTATTTTAAAGCCTTTCGATGTAATTAATATTCGAAGAATTGCTGTTTATGAAAAACCAGAAATGGTTAGTATTTCTGGGGCAGTAGTTTATCCGGGAAAATATGTACTAGCGAACAAAAAAGAAAAAGTATACGACATAGTAATGAGGGCTGGAGGATTAACTTCTATTTCAAATATAGAAGGGATGAAAATTAAAAGACCCATTAAACAAGAAGAAATTGACAAACTAGAAAGTATAGATTTAAATCTATCTAAGAATGATTCTTTAAAAGAAAAATTAGCTGATATCAAGTTTTCGACAATACCTATTAATTGGGAAAAAATAGAAAAAGATAAGAATCATTATTCTAACGTTACTTTGTTTCCAGGTGATGAAATTGAAGTAGCTGTTTATAATGAAGGAGTAAAAGTTACAGGAAATGTTTTACTAACATCTGAGATTCCATATAGAAATGGAAAAGGATTCAAATATTATATAAACGCAGTTGGAGGAGTGAACAATAAAGGCTGGAAGAAAAAAGCATATATTATTTACCCAAATGGTAAAGCTGATGTGACGAAATCATTTTTATTCTTTAGATCATATCCTAATGTAGCTCCTGATTCTCAGATAGTTGTTCCTGAAAAGCCTGAGACAAAAAAGATGAGTACTGGAGAATGGGTTAGTATAGGTAGTGTTATTACCAGTTTGGCATTATTAATTGTAACAGCTTTTAAATAG
- a CDS encoding Wzz/FepE/Etk N-terminal domain-containing protein produces MDSETIKNDEISLKELLEKAKEWYGYLLSKWKVILLTSIIGASLGIVYSVIEKPIYTAKLSFALEDEKSGVGLGSALGLASSLGLDIGGSAGGIFTGANLKELFKSRSMVEKTLLTTVNVEGKDISLAEMFIQNNKWRKKWDNEPKLKNIQFLPNQDRKGFTRVHDSILGSIYEKLSAGGLNVDQKDKKISIITMEVSSTNELFSKYFCENLAREVGEFYIDTKSKKARLNMDILERQTDSIRGELNGAITGVAVANDNTFNLNPALNVRRAPSSRRQVDVQANIAILTELVKQTELAKVTLRRETPLIQVIDQPILPLGKEHFGKLKGIILGGILFGFLTILYLIFKRIFKML; encoded by the coding sequence ATGGATAGTGAAACTATTAAAAATGACGAAATTTCGTTGAAAGAATTGCTTGAAAAAGCGAAAGAATGGTATGGTTATTTGCTTTCAAAATGGAAAGTAATTTTACTTACCAGCATTATAGGTGCTTCTTTAGGTATTGTATACTCTGTAATTGAAAAACCAATATATACAGCCAAATTATCTTTCGCCTTAGAGGATGAAAAATCTGGTGTAGGACTTGGAAGTGCTTTGGGTCTTGCAAGTTCATTGGGATTAGATATTGGGGGTAGCGCCGGAGGAATATTTACCGGGGCCAATTTGAAAGAGCTTTTTAAATCAAGGTCAATGGTTGAGAAGACACTTTTAACAACTGTGAATGTAGAGGGCAAAGATATTTCTTTAGCTGAAATGTTTATCCAGAATAATAAATGGAGAAAAAAATGGGATAATGAACCAAAGCTTAAAAATATTCAATTTTTGCCTAACCAAGATCGTAAGGGATTTACTAGAGTACATGATAGTATTTTAGGATCAATTTATGAAAAACTGTCCGCAGGAGGATTAAACGTTGATCAGAAAGACAAAAAGATATCGATCATTACTATGGAAGTTTCGTCAACAAATGAATTATTTTCTAAATATTTTTGCGAAAATTTGGCCAGAGAGGTGGGTGAATTTTATATTGATACCAAAAGTAAAAAGGCCAGGCTAAATATGGATATTTTAGAGCGCCAAACAGACTCAATTAGAGGAGAACTCAACGGAGCTATAACTGGTGTAGCTGTCGCTAATGATAATACTTTTAATTTAAATCCGGCTTTAAATGTTCGAAGAGCACCATCATCAAGAAGACAAGTAGATGTTCAGGCAAATATAGCGATACTAACCGAACTTGTAAAACAAACGGAATTAGCTAAAGTTACTTTAAGAAGAGAGACACCTTTAATTCAGGTGATTGACCAGCCAATTTTACCTTTAGGAAAAGAGCATTTCGGAAAATTAAAAGGTATTATCCTGGGAGGTATATTATTTGGCTTTTTAACGATTTTATATTTAATTTTTAAAAGAATTTTCAAAATGCTATAA
- a CDS encoding aminotransferase produces MEKKKDITIGIVIQARTGSSRLRNKILINFHEDKSILDILIEKLKSKFSNYPIILASSVNENDKILLNFAVKYDIDFYQGSEDNVLSRFVEVGLNNGLTHLIRICSDNPFLHIDSISNLIKELDDSKIDYLSYSNHLDIPVIKTHIGLFAEIVSLKALLKASDLQNESIYQEHVTNFIYTNPQIFNVKLLDSPPEVYLRDDIRLTLDDKEDFDNLASLYESTNSNQDNISFLIDFIDSNEKYKVKMINNIQKYSK; encoded by the coding sequence ATGGAAAAAAAGAAAGATATTACAATTGGTATTGTGATACAAGCAAGAACTGGTTCTAGTAGGCTACGTAATAAAATTCTAATAAATTTTCACGAAGATAAGTCAATATTGGATATTTTAATTGAAAAGCTTAAATCTAAGTTCTCTAATTATCCAATCATTCTAGCGAGTTCAGTAAATGAAAATGATAAGATTTTATTAAATTTTGCTGTAAAGTATGATATTGATTTTTATCAAGGCAGTGAAGATAATGTGCTGAGCAGATTTGTTGAGGTTGGTTTAAATAATGGACTAACACATTTGATACGAATTTGTTCTGATAATCCATTTTTACATATTGATTCAATTTCTAATTTAATAAAAGAACTTGACGATTCAAAAATCGATTATCTAAGTTATAGCAATCACTTAGATATTCCTGTTATAAAAACGCATATAGGATTGTTCGCAGAAATTGTATCATTAAAGGCTTTGCTGAAGGCTTCAGACCTTCAGAATGAATCAATTTATCAAGAGCATGTGACAAATTTTATATATACAAACCCACAAATTTTTAATGTTAAATTGTTGGATAGTCCACCTGAAGTTTATTTGAGGGACGATATAAGATTAACATTAGATGATAAAGAAGATTTTGATAATTTAGCTTCTCTTTATGAGAGTACTAATAGTAATCAAGATAATATTAGTTTCTTAATTGATTTTATAGATTCTAATGAAAAGTATAAAGTAAAAATGATTAATAACATACAAAAATATTCAAAATGA
- a CDS encoding N-acetylneuraminate synthase family protein encodes MTYIIGEIGQNHNGSVDIAKLIIDVVSRPVVDKLFGKKLKGMDAVKLTKRDLTQELSASQMAKPYDTPHSFGKTYGEHREFLELDDQEHLEIYNYAKSYGLDFVETLCAVGCLSLLKLFTPDKLKVASRDLTNLPLLNAMAETKIPIILSTGMGGAKEIDNALEVITKHHSDIGILHCVSEYPTRYENVNLNTIKYLQKNYSDFVIGYSDHTIGISTPIAAVAMGSKIIEKHITLDRLMKGTDQAGSLAVDGIERMVRDIRNLELSIGTEDIFIADSVQSARVKLERSIATLKDLKKGHIISESDLHLLSPGDGLKWDERKQLIGQVLSQDIESNEIIYPHFIN; translated from the coding sequence ATGACATACATTATTGGAGAAATCGGACAAAATCATAACGGATCAGTAGATATTGCAAAACTAATCATTGATGTAGTATCAAGACCAGTTGTGGACAAACTTTTTGGAAAAAAACTAAAAGGGATGGATGCGGTTAAACTTACTAAACGAGATTTGACACAAGAACTGTCAGCTTCTCAAATGGCTAAACCATATGACACTCCGCATTCTTTTGGTAAAACGTATGGTGAACATAGGGAGTTTCTGGAATTAGATGATCAAGAACACTTAGAGATTTATAATTATGCAAAAAGCTATGGTTTAGATTTTGTAGAAACACTTTGTGCTGTTGGTTGTTTAAGTTTGTTAAAATTATTTACACCAGATAAGCTAAAAGTTGCATCAAGAGATTTGACTAATTTACCGCTTTTAAATGCCATGGCTGAAACTAAGATTCCAATAATTTTATCTACAGGAATGGGTGGAGCTAAAGAAATTGACAATGCATTGGAAGTAATAACTAAACATCATAGTGATATTGGTATTTTGCATTGTGTTTCAGAGTATCCAACAAGATATGAAAATGTAAATTTGAATACAATAAAATATCTTCAGAAGAATTATTCAGATTTTGTAATTGGATATTCAGATCATACCATTGGTATTTCGACACCAATAGCAGCAGTAGCTATGGGATCTAAAATAATTGAAAAACATATTACATTAGATCGATTAATGAAAGGTACTGATCAGGCAGGATCTCTTGCTGTAGATGGAATCGAAAGAATGGTAAGAGATATTAGAAATCTTGAGCTTTCTATAGGAACGGAAGATATATTTATTGCAGATTCAGTTCAATCGGCAAGAGTAAAATTAGAAAGGTCAATAGCAACTCTTAAAGATTTAAAAAAGGGGCATATTATTTCTGAATCTGATTTACATTTATTAAGCCCGGGAGATGGTCTAAAATGGGATGAAAGAAAGCAACTTATTGGTCAAGTATTGAGCCAGGATATAGAGTCTAACGAGATAATTTACCCTCATTTTATAAATTAA
- a CDS encoding HAD-IIIA family hydrolase encodes MTLPKLILTDIDGVWTDGGMYYDNTGNEFKKYNTSDSAGILFCRLLEIPVGIITGEKNNIVKNRANKLGIDILFMGIKNKLQIVEDLCQKFNISILEVAYIGDDINDILVLKNVGISACPSNAPSYVKKHCNLILDKEGGNGVFREFVERILGEEYLEKALNVYLDSLEGFKQ; translated from the coding sequence ATGACTCTCCCGAAACTTATTCTTACCGATATTGATGGCGTTTGGACTGATGGTGGAATGTATTATGATAATACAGGAAACGAATTTAAAAAGTATAATACATCAGATAGTGCCGGGATTCTTTTTTGTAGGTTACTAGAAATACCTGTAGGAATTATTACGGGAGAGAAAAATAATATTGTTAAAAATAGAGCAAATAAATTAGGTATAGATATTTTATTTATGGGAATTAAGAATAAACTTCAAATAGTTGAGGATTTATGCCAAAAATTCAATATATCTATTTTAGAAGTCGCTTATATCGGAGATGATATTAATGATATTTTAGTTTTAAAAAATGTAGGTATTAGCGCTTGTCCTTCAAATGCACCAAGTTATGTTAAAAAGCATTGTAATCTGATTTTAGATAAAGAAGGCGGAAATGGTGTGTTTAGAGAGTTTGTTGAGAGGATATTAGGAGAAGAATATTTAGAAAAGGCATTAAATGTTTACTTAGATTCTTTAGAAGGATTTAAACAGTAG
- a CDS encoding oligosaccharide flippase family protein has translation MPQKLVKTTIYYSIGEIVPRIISFLLLPILTKYLTADEYGIVSYTNSVMTFVFVIAALSLNTFVLRHYYSSKDENSRKELIGSVFLFIFGFNCVLIFLQMFFFPMLIDAFNVNIPFKPYFQLAILNNFFDVISIIPLVLYRVKENAKGFLILSLSRTLLQFLMVYVFVVIYNQGLLGSYYGRLVINIPFMFIYFYMIYKNSIFKINFKLIKEALHFTLPILPGSLAFLFVSLSDRIILERYISLNQLGVFSVAITLATVLNIVIQALYKTFEPILFKEYFNENFQETNLKLYKFYLLALFAGAFGTSIFSKEIFVIATSGAFREGYKLVPLFIVSVVIAGINTYLNILMIANKKQKMVSLVSIISAVFSVILNLILIPYYGCYGAIIASAVSFLFSNIIFQYHTVISKKYIITQLVLIVQIVLIPIVYDELFDLNIAANFVFKIIIFIFFIFLSFKLFNIDLNFVKLIFARNNIKEE, from the coding sequence ATGCCTCAAAAACTCGTAAAAACTACAATATATTATTCAATAGGAGAAATTGTTCCAAGAATTATTTCATTTCTTTTATTGCCGATTTTAACAAAATATCTTACAGCTGATGAATATGGAATAGTTAGTTATACTAATTCGGTGATGACGTTTGTATTTGTGATTGCAGCTTTGTCTTTAAATACTTTTGTTTTACGTCATTATTACAGTTCAAAAGATGAAAATTCGAGAAAAGAATTAATTGGCAGTGTCTTTCTATTTATTTTTGGATTCAATTGTGTTTTGATATTTCTTCAAATGTTTTTTTTTCCGATGTTAATAGATGCTTTTAATGTTAATATTCCATTTAAACCCTATTTTCAATTAGCAATTTTAAATAATTTTTTCGATGTAATTTCCATTATCCCTTTAGTATTATACCGAGTTAAAGAAAATGCAAAAGGATTTTTAATATTAAGCTTGTCAAGGACTTTACTGCAATTTTTGATGGTTTATGTTTTTGTGGTTATTTATAATCAAGGCCTCTTAGGAAGTTATTACGGAAGACTAGTTATCAATATTCCTTTTATGTTTATTTATTTTTATATGATCTATAAAAATAGTATTTTCAAAATAAATTTTAAATTAATAAAAGAGGCATTGCATTTTACTTTGCCTATTTTACCGGGAAGTTTAGCTTTTTTATTCGTGTCTTTGAGTGATAGGATAATTTTAGAAAGATATATTTCACTAAATCAATTAGGTGTTTTTTCTGTTGCAATAACTCTGGCTACCGTTTTAAATATTGTGATTCAAGCTTTATATAAAACATTTGAGCCTATTTTATTCAAGGAATATTTTAATGAAAATTTTCAGGAAACAAATTTAAAATTATACAAATTTTATTTACTAGCTCTTTTTGCTGGGGCTTTTGGTACTTCTATTTTTAGTAAGGAAATTTTTGTAATTGCAACATCGGGCGCTTTTAGAGAAGGTTATAAGTTAGTGCCATTGTTTATTGTTTCTGTAGTTATTGCAGGCATTAATACTTATTTGAATATCTTAATGATAGCAAATAAAAAACAAAAAATGGTTTCTTTAGTTTCTATTATTTCTGCTGTCTTTTCAGTAATTCTTAATCTTATTTTAATACCATACTATGGTTGTTATGGTGCTATAATTGCTTCTGCAGTTTCTTTTTTATTTTCAAATATTATATTTCAGTACCATACAGTTATCAGTAAAAAATATATCATTACTCAACTGGTATTAATTGTACAAATCGTATTGATACCAATAGTTTATGATGAATTATTTGATTTGAACATAGCAGCAAATTTTGTATTCAAGATCATTATTTTTATCTTTTTTATATTTCTTAGTTTTAAACTTTTTAATATTGATTTAAACTTTGTTAAATTAATATTTGCGAGGAACAATATTAAAGAGGAATAG